The proteins below come from a single Drosophila miranda strain MSH22 chromosome Y unlocalized genomic scaffold, D.miranda_PacBio2.1 Contig_Y1_pilon, whole genome shotgun sequence genomic window:
- the LOC108159465 gene encoding general odorant-binding protein 99a — MKNAVAILLCAVIGLASAADEYKLRTAEDLQTVRKECGEANKVTEALVAKYKTFEYPDDEITRSYIQCIFHKFDLFDDTKGFKIDNLVAQLGQGKEDKAALKADIEKCADKNEQKSSANAWAFRGFKCFLGKNLPLVQAAVQKN; from the exons ATGAAGAACGCCGTTGCCATTTTGCTGTGCGCCGTGATCGGTCTG GCCTCTGCCGCCGACGAGTACAAACTGCGCACCGCAGAGGATCTGCAGACTGTCCGCAAGGAGTGTGGCGAGGCCAACAAGGTGACTGAGGCGCTGGTGGCCAAGTACAAGACGTTCGAGTATCCCGACGATGAGATCACCCGCAGCTACATCCAGTGCATCTTCCACAAGTTCGATCTGTTCGACGACACAAAGGGGTTCAAGATCGACAATCTGGTGGCCCAGCTGGGCCAGGGGAAGGAGGATAAGGCAGCGCTGAAGGCCGACATCGAGAAGTGCGCCGACAAGAACGAGCAGAAGTCTAGCGCCAACGCCTGGGCCTTCCGTGGCTTCAAGTGCTTCTTGGGCAAGAACTTGCCCCTGGTTCAGGCTGCCGTCCAGAAGAACTAG
- the LOC117185959 gene encoding phosphatidate phosphatase LPIN3-like produces MNSLARVFSNFRDFYSEINAATLTGAIDVIVVEQKDWEFQCSPFHVRFGKMGVLRSREKVMKLGDAGKAFFVEECLEDDDDELPANLATSPIPLSFMNLREHGNDTMEDISGVTDDKNASEELQIPLPLPRRNSIDFSKEEPKEAAAHFENQASDYTKRRHTDNTLERRNLSEKLKEFTTQKIRQEWAEHEELFQEKSEKKPAEAELEKYRQPEAGEEVEKEKEQPKADITVSSVAASEDAKDVSKSKTKKRRKKTQMKKNAQRKNSSSSSVGSAAGGDVTTTKEGVATVDNIDEGDATAPATAVAIIAANNSANSSSNDELPSASLLTAHTGIDSAKGEEPKAIANPTVKLRLHLEMYFFSDTEITGPSGGATNRPPSPFQSDSELETTIRARDQRQFDQTAANWNWGELPDQAKTESIYEADAQQVDRQSMLSNVFSFMKKANRLRKEVGNEAGDIYLSDLNESMDPEMAALYFPSSKLKEASTATILEEDRESGNGTSLPHSPSSLEEGQKSMDSDFDENNKPPLGGGLLSPLCPVFDYAAFSVTTAYQGTSRCKCYLYRWKHNDKVVISDIDGTITRSDVLGHILPMVGKDWAQLGVAQLFSKIEQNGYKLLYLSARAIGQSRLTREYLRSIRQGNVKLPDGPLLLNPTSLISAFHREVIEKKPQQFKIACLSDIRDLFPEKEPFYAGYGNRINDVWAYRAVGIPIMRIFTINTKGELKHELTQTFQSSGYINQSLEVDEYFPLLTHNDEYEYRTDVFDDDELEDELQFSDDYDVDAEPDLSDDDDDDDGLAALTRQPNVAGFLDHVTITRTLP; encoded by the exons ATGAACAGCCTGGCGCGCGTCTTTAGCAACTTCCGGGACTTCTACAGCGAGATCAATGCAGCCACCTTGACGGGGGCCATCGATGTGATCGTGGTGGAGCAGAAGGACTGGGAGTTCCAGTGCTCGCCCTTCCATGTGCGCTTCGGCAAGATGGGTGTGCTGCGAAGTCGCGAGAAGGTG ATGAAGTTGGGCGACGCCGGCAAGGCCTTCTTTGTGGAGGAATGCCTCgaggatgacgacgatgaGCTGCCAGCGAATCTGGCCACATCGCCCATACCCTTGAGCTTCATGAATCTGCGGGAGCACGGCAACGACACCATGGAGGACATCAGCGGTGTGACAGACGACAA AAACGCTAGCGAGGAGCTGCAGATTCCCTTGCCGCTGCCGCGACGCAACTCCATCGACTTCTCCAAGGAGGAGCCCAAGGAAGCGGCCGCACATTTCGAGAATCAGGCCTCGGACTACACGAAGCGCAG GCACACGGACAATACACTGGAGAGGCGCAATCTGAGTGAGAAGCTCAAGGAGTTCACCACACAGAAGATACGTCAGGAGTGGGCGGAGCACGAGGAGCTCTTCCAGGAGAAGAGCGAGAAGAAGCCAGCAGAAGCAGAGCTGGAAAAATATAGGCAGCCCGAGGCGGGGGAGGAAgtggaaaaggaaaaggagCAGCCCAAAGCCGATATTACCGTGTCTTCGGTGGCTGCCAGCGAGGACGCCAAAGATGTGTCCAAGAGCAAGACCAAGAAGCGGCGCAAGAAGACGCAGATGAAGAAGAATGCACAGCGGAAAAACTCCTCGAGCAGTTCTGTGGGTAGCGCTGCCGGCGGCGACGTCACCACCACCAAGGAGGGCGTGGCGACAGTGGACAACATTGATGAGGGCGATGCCACCGCCCCCGCCACCGCCGTGGCGATCATCGCCGCCAACAACTCGGCCAACTCCTCATCCAACGACGAGCTTCCCTCAGCCTCACTGCTCACGGCCCACACCGGGATCGACAGCGCGAAGGGCGAAGAGCCCAAGGCAATCGCAAACCCAACGGTGAAGCTGCGTCTACACCTGGAAATGTACTTCTTCAGCGATACAGAGATCACTGGGCCATCGGGCGGCGCTACCAACCGTCCCCCCAGCCCCTTTCAGAGCGATAGCGAACTGGAGACAACGATACGGGCACGGGATCAGCGCCAATTCGACCAGACCGCTGCCAATTGGAATTGGGGCGAACTACCCGACCAGGCCAAAACGGAGTCGATCTATGAAGCCGATGCACAGCAGGTTGACCGACAATCGATGCTCAGCAACGTGTTTAGCTTCATGAAGAAGGCCAATCGGCTGCGAAAAGAGGTCGGCAACGAGGCGGGAGACATATATCTATCTGACTTGAATGAATCCATGGATCCGGAGATGGCGGCCCTCTATTTTCCCAGTTCCAAGTTGAAGGAGGCCTCGACAGCCACGATCCTGGAGGAAGATCGGGAGAGCGGCAACGGCACCAGCCTGCCACACTCGCCCAGCTCCCTGGAGGAGGGTCAGAAGAGTATGGACTCGGACTTTGATGAAAACAACAAGCCCCCCCTCGGAGGAGGACTAT TATCTCCGTTGTGCCCTGTGTTCGACTACGCTGCGTTCAGCGTGACGACTGCATACCAGGGAACGTCGCGCTGCAAGTGCTACTTGTACCGCTGGAAGCACAACGACAAGGTGGTGATCTCGGACATTGATGGGACCATTACCAGGTCCGATGTGCTGGGCCACATATTGCCGATGGTCGGCAAGGACTGGGCCCAACTGGGAGTGGCACAGTTGTTCTCGAAGATCGAGCAGAACGGCTATAAGCTGCTTTACCTGTCGGCCCGTGCCATCGGCCAGTCCCGACTGACACGCGAGTATCTGCGCTCGATCAGGCAGGGTAATGTGAAGCTGCCCGATGGGCCGCTGTTGCTGAATCCCACCTCCCTGATATCGGCATTCCATCGCGAGGTTATCGAGAAGAAGCCGCAGCAGTTCAAGATCGCTTGCCTGTCGGACATTCGGGATCTCTTCCCCGAAAAGGAGCCCTTCTACGCCGGCTACGGCAACCGGATCAAT GATGTCTGGGCCTATCGGGCTGTGGGCATTCCTATAATGCGCATCTTCACCATCAACACCAAGGGCGAGCTGAAGCACGAACTAACCCAAACATTCCAATCCTC TGGCTACATCAATCAGTCGCTAGAAGTCGACGAGTACTTTCCCCTGCTCACCCACAATGATGAGTATGAGTACCGCACGGATGTGTTCGACGACGACGAGTTGGAGGACGAACTGCAGTTTAGCGATGACTACGATGTGGATGCAGAGCCCGATCTGagtgacgatgacgacgatgatgatggtCTTGCTGCCCTCACACGGCAACCTAACGTGGCTGGATTCCTAGACCATGTAACCATAACCAGAACCCTGCCCTAG